A part of Corynebacterium lactis RW2-5 genomic DNA contains:
- a CDS encoding SDR family NAD(P)-dependent oxidoreductase yields MQLDSTISAIVTGGASGLGAATARMLAERGVHVTAFDLARSIDSLSDDAKVPGVTYAAVDVTDFEQVSAGVAAAQRATRDAPLRVAVNCAGIAPSARIVGRSGPHDPGLFATVLNVNLNGTFHVMTAAANAMAAQDPIDAGGDGMRGVIINTSSVAAFEGQVGQAAYSASKGAVHALSITAARDLASLGIRVNAIAPGVVETPMMQQITEEFREHLAKIVQFPARLARPEEYAKLAESIISNDYLNGETIRLDGALRMPPR; encoded by the coding sequence ATGCAGCTAGACAGCACAATCTCCGCAATCGTCACCGGCGGCGCGTCCGGCCTCGGTGCCGCGACTGCCCGCATGCTCGCCGAGCGCGGTGTCCACGTCACTGCCTTCGACCTCGCCCGCTCCATCGACTCGCTTTCCGACGATGCCAAGGTCCCCGGCGTTACCTACGCCGCCGTGGACGTCACTGACTTCGAACAGGTATCCGCGGGAGTCGCCGCCGCACAACGGGCGACGCGCGATGCGCCATTGCGCGTTGCGGTGAACTGCGCCGGGATTGCGCCGTCGGCACGCATTGTGGGGCGCAGCGGTCCGCACGATCCCGGGCTCTTTGCGACGGTGCTGAATGTGAACCTGAACGGCACCTTTCACGTCATGACTGCGGCGGCGAATGCGATGGCCGCGCAGGATCCCATCGATGCAGGTGGGGACGGGATGCGAGGCGTGATTATCAACACGTCATCGGTGGCGGCGTTCGAGGGGCAGGTCGGGCAGGCGGCGTATTCGGCGTCGAAGGGCGCGGTGCATGCGCTGTCGATTACCGCAGCGCGTGACCTGGCGAGCTTGGGAATCCGCGTCAACGCGATTGCGCCCGGCGTGGTCGAGACGCCCATGATGCAGCAGATCACTGAGGAGTTCCGCGAGCACCTGGCCAAGATTGTGCAATTCCCGGCGCGGTTGGCGAGGCCGGAGGAGTACGCGAAGTTGGCGGAGTCGATTATTAGTAACGACTACCTCAATGGCGAGACGATTCGCCTCGACGGGGCGCTGCGGATGCCGCCACGGTAA
- a CDS encoding acetoin utilization protein AcuC, which translates to MSESSQVPLLVDGTDIYQYDLGRDHPMGPDRVSLALGLADYFGVLGQFRHETPPPLQDGVLGLVHTPEYVAAAKRNRPSESHGLGTEENPIVDGLPDAAAAIVSGTLAATRAVWEGAAPRAAHLEGGLHHAFPERMAGFCMYNDAAVAIRWLLDRGGAERVAYIDLDAHHGDGVEQIFWDDPCVLTISVHESGLYLFPGTGFPGDIGGPSAAGTAVNIALPRDADDHTWLQAIHAAVPPLLQKFSPQLIISQHGADPHRADPLADLEVSIDAMGIAYRSMSSWARRFAGGKWVALGGGGYSRDSVARAWTHVLAAVAEVELPADSRMPADWGHAPGRTLGDEDVDIGSLTSAFDAHQVMAERPHPALVQTSRAVFPYWGLPAYGS; encoded by the coding sequence ATGAGCGAGAGTTCGCAGGTACCGCTGCTGGTAGATGGAACGGATATCTACCAGTACGATCTCGGGCGCGATCACCCGATGGGACCCGACCGCGTCAGCCTCGCGCTGGGGTTGGCCGATTACTTCGGTGTTCTGGGGCAATTCCGCCATGAGACGCCTCCGCCACTGCAGGACGGGGTGCTCGGTCTGGTCCACACGCCCGAGTATGTTGCCGCGGCGAAGCGAAATCGGCCGAGCGAGAGTCACGGCCTCGGGACTGAGGAAAATCCCATTGTCGACGGGCTTCCCGACGCGGCAGCTGCCATCGTCTCCGGAACCCTCGCAGCGACCAGGGCAGTGTGGGAGGGAGCGGCTCCCCGAGCAGCGCATTTGGAGGGTGGGCTGCACCACGCATTCCCCGAGCGTATGGCTGGTTTTTGTATGTATAACGATGCTGCGGTCGCGATTCGCTGGCTGCTGGACCGCGGTGGTGCCGAGCGGGTCGCATACATTGATCTGGACGCCCACCACGGCGATGGGGTCGAGCAGATTTTCTGGGACGACCCTTGCGTGCTGACCATCTCCGTCCACGAGTCCGGCCTCTACCTGTTTCCCGGCACTGGCTTCCCCGGCGACATCGGCGGGCCCTCTGCAGCCGGAACCGCCGTCAATATTGCACTGCCGCGCGACGCCGATGATCACACGTGGCTTCAGGCCATCCACGCCGCCGTTCCACCGCTGCTGCAGAAATTTTCCCCGCAGTTGATCATCAGCCAGCACGGCGCCGATCCGCACCGAGCGGATCCTTTGGCTGACCTGGAGGTCAGCATTGACGCGATGGGGATTGCCTACCGCTCAATGTCGTCGTGGGCACGCCGGTTCGCGGGTGGGAAATGGGTCGCGTTGGGCGGTGGCGGCTACAGCCGCGACTCGGTCGCACGCGCCTGGACACACGTGCTCGCCGCCGTCGCCGAAGTAGAACTTCCCGCCGATTCCCGCATGCCCGCCGACTGGGGGCATGCGCCGGGGCGCACGCTCGGCGATGAGGACGTGGATATTGGTTCTTTGACCTCAGCCTTCGATGCCCATCAAGTAATGGCAGAGCGACCGCATCCTGCGCTAGTGCAGACTTCTAGGGCCGTATTCCCGTACTGGGGTCTTCCTGCGTACGGCAGCTAA